The following are encoded together in the Ictidomys tridecemlineatus isolate mIctTri1 chromosome X, mIctTri1.hap1, whole genome shotgun sequence genome:
- the Tent5d gene encoding terminal nucleotidyltransferase 5D, which produces MSEIRFSNLTWEQVITLDHVLEEVIPIHGRGNFPTLEVKPKDIIHIVKDQLIEKGIIVKDTRLNGSTASYILASHNGIIYKDLDIIFGVELPSDQEFQVVKDSVLGCLLDFLPKGVKKEKITLKTMKEAYVQKMVKVCNKHDRWSLISLSNNTGKNVELKFVNSLRRQFEFSVDSFQILLDPMLDFYSNKSAKLAKEFYPVVVAESMYGDFQEAMIHLKYKLISTRKPEEIRGGGLLKYSNLLVRDFKPACEAEIKTLERYMCSRFFIDFPDVGEQQKKIESYLRNHFIGEEKSKYDYLMTLRGVVNQSTVCLMGHERRQTLNMITLMALKVLGEQNILPNTDNVTCFYQPAPYLVAEGGYPVYYVTSGPPPIFFQPYHALHFHVPNGMV; this is translated from the coding sequence ATGTCTGAAATCAGATTCAGCAATCTCACTTGGGAGCAAGTTATAACACTGGATCACGTGTTAGAGGAAGTAATTCCAATTCATGGACGGGGAAATTTCCCCACACTGGAGGTAAAACCAAAAGATATCATTCATATTGTGAAAGATCAACTCATAGAGAAAGGAATTATTGTTAAAGATACCAGATTGAATGGTTCCACAGCAAGTTACATACTTGCAAGCCATAATGGAATCATCTATAAAGATCTGGACATAATTTTTGGTGTTGAACTTCCAAGTGATCAGGAATTTCAGGTAGTTAAGGATTCAGTTCTAGGTTGTCTACTTGACTTTTTACCAAAAGgtgtaaaaaaggaaaagattaccCTAAAGACAATGAAAGAGGCTTATGTGCAGAAGATGGTCAAAGTTTGCAATAAGCATGATCGTTGGAGTCTCATCTCTCTTTCAAATAACACTGGGAAGAATGTAGAATTAAAATTTGTGAATTCACTCAGACGACAATTCGAATTTAGTGTAGATTCCTTTCAAATCCTTTTGGATCCCATGCTAGACTTCTACAGCAACAAAAGTGCTAAGCTAGCCAAAGAATTCTATCCTGTTGTTGTAGCTGAAAGTATGTATGGAGACTTCCAAGAAGCAATGATACATTTGAAATACAAGCTGATATCTACCAGGAAACCTGAAGAGATTAGAGGTGGTGGCCTTTTGAAATATAGTAACTTGCTGGTTCGTGACTTCAAGCCAGCTTGTGAAGCAGAAATCAAGACCCTGGAACGTTATATGTGTTCTAGATTCTTCATTGATTTTCCTGATGTAGgagaacaacaaaagaaaattgaatcatACCTCCGCAACCATTTCATAGGTGAAGAAAAGAGCAAATATGACTACCTTATGACCTTGCGTGGAGTTGTGAACCAAAGCACTGTTTGTCTAATGGGACATGAAAGAAGACAGACTCTCAACATGATCACCCTTATGGCTTTAAAAGTACTTGGAGAACAGAATATTCTACCCAATACAGACAATGTAACTTGCTTTTATCAACCTGCTCCATACTTAGTTGCTGAGGGAGGGTATCCTGTTTATTATGTAACATCTGGGCCACCACCCATTTTCTTCCAGCCATATCATGCATTGCACTTTCATGTGCCAAATGGTATGGTTTAA